One Glycine max cultivar Williams 82 chromosome 3, Glycine_max_v4.0, whole genome shotgun sequence DNA window includes the following coding sequences:
- the LOC115561816 gene encoding type 1 metallothionein, producing MSSCGCGSSCNCGSNCSCNKYSFDYVEKITNETLVLGVGPVKAQFEGAEMGVAAENGGCNCGSNCTCDPCSCK from the exons ATGTCTAGCTGTGGGTGTGGAAGCAGCTGCAACTGTGGCAGCAACTGCAG TTGCAACAAGTACTCTTTTGACTACGTTGAGAAGATCACAAATGAGACTCTAGTTTTGGGTGTTGGGCCGGTGAAGGCCCAATTCGAGGGTGCTGAAATGGGTGTTGCAGCTGAGAACGGTGGCTGCAACTGTGGATCAAACTGCACTTGCGACCCATGCAGCTGCAAGTGA